A genomic region of Methanobacterium sp. SMA-27 contains the following coding sequences:
- a CDS encoding DNA alkylation repair protein, translating to MVLTLKFEEIINELEALSNPEDKEVMASFGISPKRTYAVRIPELRRIANKVGKDHDLAHKLWKADYRETKILACIIDDPEMVSEAQMDSWVVEFDYWEICDQCCMNLFRKTSFAYKKIFEWSNREEEFVKRAAFTLIAVLAVHDKQAADDKFEQFFPLIKRESTDDRNYVKKAVNWALRHIGKKNIYLNKKAIIIAEEIHEINSKSAKWIAKDALRELKSEKVQKRLNK from the coding sequence ATGGTGCTTACTTTGAAATTTGAAGAAATAATAAATGAACTCGAAGCTTTGTCTAATCCGGAAGATAAAGAGGTTATGGCAAGTTTTGGTATCTCCCCTAAAAGAACATATGCAGTAAGAATACCCGAATTAAGAAGAATAGCAAATAAAGTTGGTAAGGATCATGATCTAGCACATAAACTTTGGAAAGCAGATTATAGGGAAACAAAAATATTGGCCTGTATTATTGATGATCCTGAAATGGTTTCTGAAGCACAAATGGACAGTTGGGTTGTAGAATTTGATTATTGGGAGATTTGTGACCAATGTTGTATGAACCTATTTAGAAAAACTTCATTTGCTTACAAAAAGATTTTTGAATGGAGTAATAGAGAAGAAGAATTTGTTAAAAGAGCTGCTTTTACTTTAATAGCTGTTTTAGCAGTGCATGATAAACAAGCTGCAGATGACAAATTTGAGCAATTTTTTCCATTAATCAAAAGAGAATCTACTGATGATCGAAATTATGTTAAAAAAGCGGTGAATTGGGCCTTAAGACATATAGGGAAGAAAAATATTTATCTAAATAAAAAGGCTATAATCATTGCTGAAGAGATTCATGAAATAAATTCTAAAAGCGCTAAATGGATTGCTAAAGATGCATTAAGAGAATTAAAAAGTGAAAAGGTGCAAAAACGATTAAATAAATAA
- a CDS encoding ATP-binding cassette domain-containing protein: MDYIIETHNISKIYGDFKAVDSVNLKVPRNSVYGILGPNGAGKTTLISMLCTILHPSSGSATVNGYDVMKNSKEVRKSIGVVFQSRALDDILTGREHLEMHAALYGVPTELRKQRIEEVLDLIALGNKADEYTKTYSGGMKRRLEIGRGLIHHPKVLFLDEPTLGLDPQTRENIWDYIQKLNETEDITVLMSTHYMEEADKLCDEIAIINRGHIITSDSPKNLKRELKADVITMKVDDEEKFIKEAEKLDFIKSIVTIDHEIKMMVESGENLVATLVNFANKNNIIVNSIELEHPNLEDVFINYTGKRIIEEA, translated from the coding sequence ATGGACTATATAATTGAAACTCATAATATTAGTAAGATATATGGAGATTTTAAAGCAGTTGATTCAGTAAATCTTAAAGTACCCAGAAACAGTGTTTATGGCATTTTAGGTCCAAATGGGGCGGGAAAAACTACCCTAATATCAATGCTCTGTACAATTCTTCATCCCTCCTCAGGATCTGCAACTGTTAATGGATATGATGTTATGAAAAACTCAAAAGAGGTCAGAAAATCTATAGGAGTTGTTTTTCAATCTCGAGCCCTTGATGATATTTTGACTGGTCGAGAGCATTTAGAAATGCATGCAGCATTGTATGGTGTTCCAACCGAATTAAGAAAACAACGAATAGAAGAAGTTTTAGATTTAATAGCACTCGGAAACAAAGCCGATGAGTACACTAAGACATATTCTGGTGGTATGAAACGAAGGCTAGAAATTGGAAGGGGTTTGATCCATCATCCCAAAGTTCTTTTCCTAGACGAGCCCACATTGGGATTAGATCCTCAAACAAGAGAGAATATATGGGATTATATACAGAAATTAAACGAAACAGAAGATATTACTGTATTAATGTCCACCCATTATATGGAAGAGGCTGATAAACTGTGTGATGAAATTGCTATCATAAACAGAGGACATATTATCACATCAGATTCACCTAAAAATCTTAAACGTGAGCTGAAAGCAGATGTCATAACAATGAAGGTTGATGATGAAGAAAAATTTATCAAAGAAGCTGAAAAATTAGATTTTATCAAAAGTATCGTTACAATTGATCATGAGATTAAAATGATGGTGGAAAGCGGTGAAAATTTGGTTGCAACTCTCGTCAATTTTGCAAATAAAAACAATATCATTGTAAACTCAATAGAACTGGAACATCCCAACTTGGAAGATGTTTTCATAAATTACACAGGAAAACGAATTATTGAGGAGGCATAA
- a CDS encoding ABC transporter permease has product MAEWEGIYTIWFREAKRYVRYRSRIISSVVTPLLWLLIFGTGLGSAIRFSGVPGGYQAFIYPGIIGQTILFTAIFSGVSVIMDRQYGFLKEIMVAPVSRPSIVFGKALGIATASIIQGVILLALSFVVGVQMTPIIFIASFLLMIPISVGLAGVGLLIATFTDSMEGFNLIMSFIVLPMFLLSGALFPVTGLPSFLQVAVYLDPLTYGVDALRQVILGHGALPLYVSSLVVVGFALLTIILSAVLFSKREQNLM; this is encoded by the coding sequence ATGGCGGAATGGGAAGGAATATATACGATATGGTTTAGAGAGGCTAAAAGATACGTCAGATATCGTTCTCGTATAATCTCATCTGTTGTAACCCCATTATTATGGCTTTTGATCTTTGGAACAGGTTTAGGTTCTGCAATAAGATTTAGTGGTGTTCCTGGTGGTTACCAAGCATTTATATATCCTGGGATTATAGGTCAAACCATATTATTTACTGCAATATTTTCAGGGGTTTCAGTTATCATGGACAGACAATATGGTTTTCTAAAGGAAATCATGGTTGCTCCAGTTAGTCGTCCTTCAATAGTCTTTGGCAAAGCTTTAGGCATTGCAACGGCTTCAATAATTCAGGGCGTAATCCTTCTTGCATTATCCTTTGTAGTAGGCGTTCAAATGACGCCAATAATTTTTATAGCAAGCTTCCTCCTAATGATTCCAATATCTGTCGGACTTGCGGGTGTGGGTTTACTAATTGCCACATTTACTGACAGTATGGAAGGTTTCAACTTAATAATGAGTTTCATTGTTCTACCTATGTTCCTTTTAAGTGGAGCATTGTTCCCGGTAACTGGACTACCATCTTTTCTTCAAGTAGCCGTATATTTGGATCCTCTTACCTATGGTGTTGATGCACTTCGTCAAGTGATTTTAGGTCATGGTGCACTTCCACTATATGTTAGTTCATTGGTTGTTGTTGGTTTTGCATTATTAACCATAATATTGTCAGCTGTATTGTTCAGTAAGAGGGAACAAAATTTAATGTAA
- a CDS encoding UbiA family prenyltransferase, with protein sequence MVLNINSKNDYSRHFNMIFKEIVHGGYLTALGAPALVLSTSIIINSGINIPLLTISYLIPLIIYSYDYMSDLDKDHETNSDRYKHLQKKKKYYPIILVFYVLLLIVLLIIFTNFKLIIFIILMMLGGVFYATAFKGLTKKIPIFKNIYTVLTWSMGGTFFVPLHYSLAFSFPILIVFIFIYMKGMINAIFFDLKDHLTDSKEGLKTLPVIIGKDKSIKLLHLLNIAAFFPLIIGVYLKIIPIFTISLIVFYFYSLYYLIKAKKSYDDKLWVKLGSIADFEFMFWPAILILCIIVF encoded by the coding sequence ATGGTTTTAAATATCAATTCAAAAAATGATTATTCCCGTCACTTTAATATGATTTTTAAGGAAATTGTTCATGGGGGATATTTAACAGCTTTGGGGGCTCCAGCACTAGTTTTATCAACTTCAATAATTATTAATTCTGGAATTAATATTCCTTTATTAACTATATCTTATTTAATTCCATTAATTATTTACAGCTATGATTATATGAGTGATTTGGACAAAGATCATGAAACCAATTCAGATAGATACAAACATTTGCAAAAGAAGAAAAAATATTATCCAATAATTCTAGTTTTTTACGTTTTATTGCTTATAGTTCTTCTAATTATTTTTACTAACTTTAAACTTATTATTTTTATAATTTTAATGATGTTAGGTGGGGTTTTTTATGCAACAGCATTTAAGGGTCTAACAAAGAAAATTCCCATATTTAAAAATATTTACACTGTTTTGACCTGGTCTATGGGAGGAACTTTTTTTGTACCATTACATTACTCTTTAGCCTTTTCTTTTCCAATTCTAATTGTTTTTATTTTTATATATATGAAAGGTATGATAAACGCAATATTTTTTGATTTAAAGGACCATCTAACAGATTCAAAGGAGGGATTAAAGACACTTCCGGTTATAATTGGTAAAGATAAATCAATAAAATTATTACATTTGTTAAACATCGCTGCATTTTTTCCATTGATAATTGGAGTTTATCTTAAAATAATTCCAATTTTCACGATTTCATTAATTGTTTTCTATTTTTATAGCTTATATTATCTTATAAAGGCAAAAAAATCTTATGATGATAAGTTATGGGTTAAATTGGGTTCAATTGCTGATTTTGAATTCATGTTTTGGCCTGCAATTCTAATACTATGTATTATTGTTTTTTAA
- the cas4 gene encoding CRISPR-associated protein Cas4, protein MKKKSNTTPHPTISQVKIIEERNNFPISWLNKQGFCEYGIYLENVKGIEIKPTKSMLEGTKVHATLETNFREDAEPTTFDEMLETSKTGEILSRELPVMSKQHGIRGFIDEVWMTPDEFVIIDDKPGTRAYSSSINQVFGYCLAFKEMIPEKRRIVASLRQRGTENIYWASYFDEKAEKDIINLINRMHRLLEGEIEFKATDNPNKCRSCRFNTICERKMDF, encoded by the coding sequence ATGAAAAAGAAATCCAATACTACTCCACATCCAACCATAAGTCAGGTTAAAATAATTGAAGAAAGAAATAATTTTCCAATTAGCTGGCTTAACAAACAAGGTTTCTGTGAATATGGGATCTATCTTGAAAATGTCAAAGGTATCGAGATAAAACCAACTAAATCTATGTTGGAAGGAACAAAGGTACATGCAACTCTTGAAACGAATTTCAGGGAGGATGCAGAACCTACAACATTTGATGAGATGTTAGAAACATCCAAAACAGGTGAAATTCTTTCAAGAGAATTACCTGTAATGTCCAAACAACACGGTATCAGGGGATTTATTGATGAAGTATGGATGACACCAGATGAATTTGTTATCATTGATGATAAACCAGGTACAAGGGCTTACTCTTCAAGTATTAATCAAGTTTTTGGATATTGTCTTGCGTTTAAGGAAATGATACCCGAGAAAAGAAGGATTGTTGCATCTCTTAGGCAAAGAGGTACAGAAAATATTTACTGGGCATCTTACTTTGATGAAAAGGCTGAAAAAGATATTATTAACCTTATTAATCGCATGCATAGATTATTGGAAGGTGAAATAGAATTCAAAGCAACCGATAATCCTAATAAATGTAGAAGCTGCAGGTTTAACACTATATGTGAAAGGAAAATGGATTTCTAA
- a CDS encoding TspO/MBR family protein, producing the protein MVNYKLSTVPKFFISIFIPLIIGYIGSIITITEISTWYASLSKPSWAPPNWLFGPIWTTLYVLMGISLFLVWREGFNRRDVRFALLIFGVQLVLNLLWSIAFFSFHSLFGSFILIMILWIAIFANIIAFYVISRPAGLLLVPYIIWVSIASYLNYSVYLLNH; encoded by the coding sequence ATGGTTAATTACAAATTAAGTACAGTTCCAAAGTTTTTTATATCCATATTTATTCCATTGATAATTGGATATATAGGATCAATAATAACAATTACAGAAATTTCTACATGGTATGCTTCACTTTCCAAACCATCATGGGCACCTCCAAATTGGTTATTTGGACCTATTTGGACCACATTATATGTTTTAATGGGAATATCTTTATTTTTAGTTTGGCGTGAAGGTTTCAACAGAAGAGACGTTAGATTTGCACTTTTAATATTTGGAGTACAATTAGTTTTAAATCTACTATGGTCAATTGCATTTTTCAGTTTCCATTCATTATTTGGTAGTTTTATTTTAATAATGATACTCTGGATTGCAATATTTGCAAACATAATTGCTTTTTATGTGATTTCAAGACCCGCTGGTTTACTATTAGTGCCATATATAATATGGGTGAGTATAGCAAGTTATTTGAACTACAGTGTTTATTTATTGAATCATTAA
- a CDS encoding sensor histidine kinase — translation MNIFSYISLIAFLLCFFLGNFIYHKNSKSQLNLMIALLCILVGFLAFAEFQYRQTTDFQTAYIWLKISGLWPIVPAVLLHISLIFTGKTDILKNKSTYLLIYIPAIIISFYAVDTNLMLMGILKEYWGWTYVFPENSLLFDIMSVWTLLCVFLAGGLCLIYYLKNKNIKKHQAKYLLIGLYFPLLITMATDLILPTMSIRIPETTMAMSTVGIGFISYGVWKYRFPALTTAVAADEIVSTMSNFLIMLDHDKNIVTINDATIELLGYEKKDIIGKSVKYLFADNSLENAGKLFDSNSNSIINFETRLKSKYGEIIPVLLSKSVIKNDDGNIMGIVCIGSNIVEIKHAEDKIKASLNEKDILLRELHHRVKNNLQIILSLINLQSNGIKNKEDLEIFRESQSRVKSLAIIHEKLYRSEDFANINFEEYIESLVNYLLSYYSADSIEVIIDVKKDIILNMDTAVPCGLIINELVTNAIKHAFNESKSGQIKITLKSDNGCFTLIVSDNGEGIPPEVDLDNPQKLGLQLVKSLTDQLEGKIEYNGSKNTEFKIQFRELIYKDRM, via the coding sequence ATGAACATATTTTCATATATATCACTGATAGCATTTTTACTATGTTTTTTTCTTGGTAATTTCATTTATCATAAAAATTCCAAAAGTCAGTTAAATTTAATGATAGCTCTGCTATGCATATTAGTTGGGTTTTTAGCCTTTGCAGAGTTTCAATACAGACAAACAACAGATTTTCAAACAGCTTATATATGGCTTAAAATTAGTGGATTATGGCCAATTGTACCCGCTGTTCTCTTGCATATCTCACTGATATTTACTGGGAAAACAGATATTCTAAAAAACAAATCCACCTACCTACTGATTTATATTCCTGCAATTATTATTTCTTTCTATGCTGTAGACACTAATTTAATGTTAATGGGAATATTAAAAGAATATTGGGGTTGGACATATGTATTTCCAGAAAATTCCTTACTTTTTGATATTATGAGTGTTTGGACTCTTCTCTGTGTGTTTTTAGCCGGGGGTCTTTGTTTAATATATTATTTAAAAAACAAGAATATTAAAAAGCACCAGGCAAAATATCTTTTAATTGGCCTTTATTTTCCACTTTTAATTACTATGGCAACGGATCTTATACTTCCAACAATGTCGATTAGAATTCCTGAAACTACCATGGCCATGTCCACAGTAGGTATTGGATTCATCAGTTATGGTGTATGGAAATATAGATTCCCTGCATTAACAACCGCTGTTGCTGCAGATGAGATAGTTTCCACAATGTCTAACTTTTTAATTATGTTAGATCATGACAAAAACATTGTAACCATCAATGATGCAACAATAGAACTTTTAGGATATGAAAAAAAAGATATTATAGGAAAGTCTGTGAAATATTTATTCGCTGACAATAGTCTGGAAAATGCAGGAAAACTTTTTGATTCAAATTCTAATTCAATTATTAATTTTGAAACTCGTTTAAAGTCCAAATATGGGGAAATTATACCTGTTTTACTTTCTAAATCTGTAATTAAAAATGATGATGGTAACATTATGGGTATTGTTTGTATAGGCAGTAACATAGTGGAAATTAAACATGCCGAAGATAAAATTAAAGCTTCTTTAAATGAAAAAGATATTTTACTTAGGGAATTACATCATCGTGTTAAAAATAATCTTCAAATAATTTTGAGCCTTATAAATCTCCAATCAAATGGGATTAAAAACAAGGAAGATCTCGAGATTTTTAGAGAAAGCCAAAGCAGAGTTAAATCCCTCGCGATTATACATGAAAAGTTATATAGATCTGAGGACTTCGCAAATATTAATTTTGAAGAATATATTGAGAGTTTGGTAAATTATCTCCTTTCATATTATTCTGCAGATTCGATAGAAGTTATAATCGATGTTAAGAAAGATATTATCTTGAATATGGATACAGCAGTGCCTTGCGGGCTTATTATAAATGAATTGGTTACCAATGCAATAAAACATGCTTTCAATGAGAGTAAATCGGGTCAGATCAAAATTACTCTTAAATCTGATAATGGTTGTTTTACCCTTATCGTGAGTGATAATGGTGAAGGCATTCCTCCAGAAGTAGATTTAGACAATCCTCAAAAATTAGGATTACAGTTAGTAAAATCATTAACTGATCAGCTGGAAGGTAAAATTGAATACAATGGATCAAAAAATACAGAATTCAAAATACAATTCAGAGAACTGATCTACAAAGATAGAATGTAA
- a CDS encoding YkgJ family cysteine cluster protein, with translation MLLEELHKREYIDSVFNQYEELVKKQPDMESELFIFERMVYKRVKKILKKSGQLKDVEKRDIKKIIHFSSIAFTEGSLVAALRLEYCQRCGWCCENCSPIYITEKEYEGYKSSDKVITADIKPYKEGYRFTEDRPCEHFIRKTNKCDIYDQRPAVCRAFPILIKNENEYVFTPNHFCKYAIEFVVQKAITEITTCLKIKDDPDFLKNLEKMMENQIPQKEDNLEDRVKKWNEIADKLDSKFE, from the coding sequence ATGTTATTAGAAGAACTACACAAGAGAGAGTATATCGATTCTGTGTTTAATCAGTATGAAGAATTAGTTAAAAAACAACCGGACATGGAATCTGAGCTATTCATATTTGAGAGAATGGTTTATAAAAGGGTTAAAAAAATATTAAAGAAGTCTGGCCAATTAAAAGATGTTGAAAAAAGGGATATTAAAAAAATTATACATTTCTCTTCCATTGCATTCACAGAAGGATCGCTTGTTGCTGCGTTACGTTTGGAATATTGTCAAAGATGTGGATGGTGTTGTGAAAATTGTTCACCAATATATATTACAGAAAAAGAATATGAGGGTTATAAAAGTTCGGATAAAGTTATAACTGCAGATATTAAGCCTTACAAAGAGGGTTACAGGTTTACAGAGGATCGTCCGTGCGAACATTTCATTAGGAAAACAAATAAATGTGATATATACGATCAACGACCTGCTGTGTGTAGAGCATTTCCAATATTGATTAAAAATGAAAATGAATATGTGTTTACACCGAACCATTTCTGTAAATATGCAATAGAATTTGTGGTTCAAAAGGCCATTACAGAAATAACTACATGTTTAAAAATTAAAGATGATCCAGATTTCCTTAAAAATCTAGAAAAGATGATGGAGAACCAAATTCCACAAAAAGAAGATAATTTAGAGGATAGGGTTAAAAAATGGAATGAAATAGCAGATAAATTAGATAGTAAGTTCGAATAA
- a CDS encoding rhodanese-like domain-containing protein, translating into MFEMVKSNGIAHKSYFLGSNGIAAVIDPRRDCDIYIDIAERNDMKIEYIFETHRNEDYTIGSIELREIVGADIFHGNGIDFAYGNSVNEGDKFQIGSLVLEIIETPGHTDESISITVKDRDVSDDVYMILTGDCLFAGETGRCDLYGEENKKKMSEALYNSIFKKILPLGDNVIICPAHGSGSICGAEIREQELTTVGYEKKTNKILKYDKKGFVNAKIKEKLYKPPYFQKMEKNNLEGPDLICKLPYLKPLSMHEVKELMAREAQVIDVRDPTAFSGGHIPNTLNIWNDGLPAYAGWFLNYEQPVIIIDDDNSHIDEIKRYLTRLGYDNIYGYLSGGFKVWFEGSGDFESVQTWSVHDLLPNMGKKSLFLLDVRKENDWIKEHIDGSHNVYVGLLKDNLDKIPQDKHVVVSCDTGYKASIGASILQMNGYKNVTNVLGSMAAWKKAGYPVAMGNLDNIS; encoded by the coding sequence ATGTTTGAAATGGTGAAATCCAATGGAATTGCCCATAAATCCTATTTTTTAGGTTCAAATGGAATTGCTGCAGTTATAGATCCTCGTAGAGATTGTGATATCTATATTGACATTGCAGAAAGAAATGACATGAAAATTGAATATATTTTTGAGACCCATAGAAATGAAGATTATACAATTGGATCCATAGAACTTAGGGAAATTGTTGGTGCAGATATTTTCCATGGAAATGGTATTGATTTTGCTTATGGAAATTCTGTAAACGAAGGAGATAAATTTCAGATAGGATCTCTGGTTTTGGAGATTATTGAAACACCAGGACATACAGATGAAAGTATTTCAATAACTGTTAAAGATAGGGATGTTTCTGATGATGTTTACATGATATTAACTGGAGATTGCCTTTTTGCAGGGGAAACTGGAAGATGTGACCTTTACGGTGAAGAAAACAAAAAGAAAATGTCTGAAGCATTGTACAACAGTATTTTCAAAAAAATACTTCCTCTAGGTGATAATGTTATTATATGCCCTGCACATGGCTCAGGATCCATATGCGGCGCAGAGATTCGTGAACAAGAATTAACCACTGTTGGGTATGAGAAAAAAACCAATAAAATACTTAAATATGATAAAAAAGGGTTTGTAAATGCCAAAATTAAAGAAAAGTTATACAAACCTCCTTATTTCCAAAAAATGGAGAAGAATAATTTAGAAGGTCCTGATCTAATATGTAAACTTCCTTACTTGAAACCCTTAAGCATGCATGAGGTTAAAGAGTTAATGGCAAGGGAAGCCCAAGTTATTGATGTTAGAGATCCTACAGCTTTTAGTGGAGGTCACATACCTAATACACTCAATATATGGAATGACGGCCTTCCCGCATATGCAGGATGGTTTTTGAACTATGAACAACCAGTGATAATTATTGATGACGATAACAGCCACATTGATGAAATTAAAAGATATTTGACAAGACTTGGATACGACAACATATACGGATACCTATCAGGAGGATTCAAAGTATGGTTTGAGGGATCTGGAGATTTTGAATCTGTTCAAACATGGTCTGTTCATGATTTACTTCCAAACATGGGTAAAAAATCTTTATTTTTACTGGATGTAAGAAAAGAGAATGACTGGATAAAAGAACATATTGATGGATCCCATAATGTATATGTAGGACTATTGAAGGATAACCTGGATAAAATACCCCAAGATAAGCATGTGGTTGTTTCATGTGATACAGGATATAAAGCAAGTATAGGAGCATCAATTTTGCAAATGAATGGTTACAAAAATGTTACAAATGTCCTCGGCAGTATGGCGGCATGGAAAAAAGCAGGTTATCCCGTTGCAATGGGTAATTTAGATAACATTTCTTAA
- a CDS encoding class I SAM-dependent methyltransferase — MKERYVHGYSKEESDRLVDQANILADILHNNTTYPKGSKVLEVGCGVGAQTLILAKNSPDSKIISIDISETSINMAKSLLKKEFISNVEFQVADIFNLPFEQETYDHIFVCFVLEHLEDPINALKSLKRVLKKDGSITVIEGDHGSCYFYPESNEALKTWECLIECQKTLNCNPVIGREIYPILKNSGFKNIQVLPKIVYVDSSNPKLVEGFNEKTIIAMVEGVKDQTIDSGMISIESWEKGIKDLYKTTENDGVFFYNFFKGTGIK, encoded by the coding sequence ATGAAAGAGAGATATGTACATGGATATTCAAAGGAAGAATCGGATAGATTGGTTGATCAGGCAAATATACTTGCAGATATTCTCCACAACAATACTACTTACCCAAAGGGAAGCAAAGTTTTAGAAGTAGGATGTGGAGTAGGTGCACAGACATTAATACTAGCTAAAAATAGTCCAGATTCAAAAATTATATCTATAGATATTTCTGAAACTTCAATAAACATGGCAAAATCTCTTTTGAAGAAAGAGTTTATTTCAAATGTGGAATTTCAGGTAGCTGACATTTTTAATTTACCTTTTGAACAAGAAACATATGATCATATTTTTGTTTGTTTTGTACTAGAACATCTTGAAGACCCAATAAACGCACTAAAAAGTTTAAAAAGAGTTCTTAAAAAAGATGGTTCGATAACTGTAATAGAAGGGGATCATGGGTCATGTTATTTTTATCCAGAGTCTAATGAAGCCTTAAAAACATGGGAATGTCTTATTGAATGTCAAAAAACACTTAATTGTAACCCTGTGATTGGAAGGGAAATTTATCCCATACTCAAAAATTCAGGATTTAAAAATATTCAAGTATTGCCCAAAATTGTTTATGTAGATTCAAGTAACCCCAAATTAGTCGAAGGATTTAATGAAAAGACAATTATTGCTATGGTAGAAGGAGTTAAAGATCAGACAATTGATTCTGGTATGATTTCCATTGAATCATGGGAAAAAGGAATAAAAGATCTATATAAAACTACAGAAAATGATGGAGTGTTTTTTTATAATTTTTTTAAGGGAACAGGGATAAAATAG